One region of Flavobacterium pisciphilum genomic DNA includes:
- a CDS encoding tail fiber domain-containing protein — protein TMPIAAWGLKGNTGSATDFIGTTNDQDVVFKRNNIRSGSLAGTNTSFGQHSLESNSSSNGNSAFGLRALQNNTVGNNNTAIGTMALQRSINNIDNVAVGLAALGRLEKGNYNVALGSNALFLNKAGNYNIAIGYMAGDELFMQDNQDAFNIVIGSKAGKGLVQGIKNTILGSNIIGLPANLSNSIIIGEGAKTSVNNSIRLGNTSISSFTGQVAYSFASDKRYKTDIKTIPLGLDFINKLNPVEYIRKNNTSNTKEWGFIAQELQQTLQEENYKDAGIVQDDGSADKMLSVRYTDLIAPMVKAMQELTEHNEFLNNRINQLEAKLEKLSK, from the coding sequence ACTATGCCTATAGCAGCTTGGGGTTTAAAAGGAAATACGGGTAGTGCTACAGATTTTATTGGTACTACAAATGATCAGGATGTAGTTTTTAAAAGAAACAACATACGCTCAGGCAGCTTAGCAGGAACAAATACTTCTTTTGGACAGCATTCATTAGAATCTAATAGTAGTAGTAATGGTAATAGTGCTTTTGGTTTACGTGCTTTACAGAATAATACTGTTGGAAATAATAACACTGCCATTGGTACTATGGCTCTTCAAAGGTCTATTAATAATATTGATAACGTTGCTGTGGGACTTGCTGCCTTAGGCAGACTTGAAAAAGGGAATTATAATGTAGCTTTAGGTAGTAATGCTCTTTTTTTAAATAAAGCAGGGAATTATAATATTGCTATTGGTTATATGGCAGGAGACGAACTTTTTATGCAAGACAATCAAGATGCATTTAACATTGTGATAGGCTCTAAAGCAGGCAAAGGATTGGTACAAGGAATAAAGAATACCATCTTAGGTTCTAATATAATTGGCTTACCCGCTAATCTTTCTAATTCGATTATTATAGGAGAAGGAGCCAAGACCTCTGTCAACAATAGTATTAGACTTGGTAATACTTCTATTAGTAGTTTTACAGGGCAAGTAGCTTATTCATTTGCATCAGATAAAAGATATAAAACGGATATTAAAACCATTCCTCTAGGACTTGATTTTATAAACAAGTTGAATCCTGTAGAGTACATTCGTAAAAATAATACGTCTAATACCAAAGAATGGGGCTTTATTGCTCAGGAATTGCAACAAACACTTCAGGAAGAAAATTATAAAGATGCGGGTATTGTACAAGATGATGGTAGTGCAGATAAAATGCTATCAGTACGTTATACCGATTTAATTGCACCTATGGTTAAAGCCATGCAGGAGCTAACAGAACATAACGAGTTTTTAAATAATAGAATCAATCAGTTAGAAGCTAAACTAGAAAAATTGAGTAAATGA